A genome region from Gadus chalcogrammus isolate NIFS_2021 chromosome 7, NIFS_Gcha_1.0, whole genome shotgun sequence includes the following:
- the LOC130385355 gene encoding tudor domain-containing protein 15-like isoform X1, translating into MEEIRKWEDEERAKQQEEEERARREADQKQQMEDIRKREDEERAKQEEEERARREADQKASTGSAAVMPGLDYISPRSPDSATSALCSQWPINLKLTHLELNKETPLIQFQGHYLNMSQLDYRILQAEIQNTPKTKASVGLGEFCLVEDVMAGLWYRGEVRNANADTFDVFLIDQGNVMSVDISQMYSCSNELLDLPPKIVCGYFSNVLPLHDCWDSVMEKYLLSLIGTHVTGYIHALLPHKVMLFEATDINKELAGRGFCKHLDADTFLLLVKMLTDVPLEQNMERGPDFYQRPWVQSDFKSFGGTDMSAGTCVQLKVTAAVNPGLFHCQVSSAASDLQAMSERLTLACNSTLSDPNRTPKDNIGLLCSVKGKDGKWYRGCLQCLPVNSNVKVLFVDYGFCESVRVENILRLPANCFSLPIMAFPCTLSSVTEQDKDCKLRQLCLLKKGILNGVLNAKVLSLDVKLNTYSIEVLSNEDCFVKEPELTQEQSLRLSVQAEVLKPGSKSVGYVVHVIDPNDFSLRTEKRNGDFEDLMSQMSEHFSQVKLNEQVLKNPQIGKMCCAMYERDMHFYRAVVKQKLDHGAVVLFIDFGNTENVPYMLIKKIPEKFASQAAFALSCTLCNIMPLTDVWTSANIQFFKQTVLNKSLMVHVVHQSKYQIVVDLFTMEGQSDQGITDLLISCKQAEPWRYTQSESVKQVTTSWRPCKPKELCTWTQRQDVVPRDEKTVVSQFKTMPVCALTLFNGDLHNNIKVNEHIDNPSPKTTQCQQQDIRVLPTLNTTHSQHQDKRVSPSLDTSHSQQQDKRVLPTLNATQCQQQDQRVSPTLNPTQCQRQDKSVSPTLNPTQCQQQDKRVLPTLNTTQCQQQDKRVLPTLNATQCQQQDKSVSPTLNPTQCQQQDKSVSPTLNPTQCQQQDKRVSPTLNPTQCQQQDKRVSPTLNTTQCQQQDKSVSPTLNTTQCQQLDKRVLPIGLIAMQTKTTKLRPCKPEELCTWTQRQDVVPRDEKTVVSQMKNMPVCALTQNITPKPQVPSAFPVSFSYSSFNLGCGNKEHVYITHISDEWEIYCQLDKNSEIIEELETKISEEEEKLHGADATAPVDGMCLAKYIDGRWYRGLANPVQSSLYLNVFFVDYGNTSIVEKINVLSIPNHSAELLYTPMQAVKCTLAGVPKSEPLAWVTQWLKKTLLNELVRAVVVGKLKDGSLTVELFNGDLHINNKVNEHIDNPSPKTTHGQHQDKRVSPALDASHSQHQDKRVSPPLNTTHSQQQDKRGSPTLNTTYSKPREKKVSPTINATKATQIPKMPTLSSFPETRLKPGQQALRYVSHINTVSDYFLQLQDEKTNLLNMREVLNSSVSRASLIKSTRRELEMKNNVLAEYDDDRALYRAVIKGSEQHGFKVEITTNFKDEQARLGSRQLYFAPTNMGQVYYGFAAAVISPFDFYIVREDSLLIMNEVSAMLDELPDEMPPLPEAHRVPGSCCLVYSNTKGRWCRAEVVHAETTVVINLVDYGHYIHLASYQVKVLPEALKRPPKVTYPCSLRGVSPVSDTGQWTDKAAVFFQERVCHKDLQIVFREFVSDDRQWQVDILVDGIHLAKELVKAGHSSYSDPLLGLRYETERLGSVSPPRASRMEDIGHEVHGHNLSLPVLGIYYSFFLCSNVCSRLVQNVNQSGFSP; encoded by the exons gcAGCAAATGGAGGATATCCGCAAGCGGGAGGATGAGGAACGGgccaagcaggaggaggaggagcgggcccGACGAGAGGCAGATCAGAAG GCGTCAACAGGCTCAGCTGCTGTAATGCCGGGGCTGGACTATATTAGTCCCAG GTCTCCAGATTCTGCCACATCTGCACTATGTTCCCAGTGGCCCATCAATCTGAAGCTAACCCACCTGGAGTTGAACAAGGAAACACCTCTTATTCAATTTCAGGGCCATTATCTGAACATGTCGCAACTGGACTATAGGATCCTGCAGGCAGAGATACAGAACACACCAAAGACCAAGGCTTCGGTGGGACTTGGAGAGTTTTGCCTGGTTGAAGATGTGATGGCAGGGCTGTGGTATCGAGGGGAGGTACGAAATGCAAATGCAGATACCTTTGATGTGTTCCTCATTGACCAAGGCAACGTCATGAGTGTGGACATTTCGCAAATGTATTCCTGTTCAAATGAGCTACTTGATCTTCCCCCAAAGATAGTCTGTGGCTATTTTTCCAACGTGCTGCCATTACACGACTGCTGGGATTCTGTCATGGAAAAGTACCTCTTGTCACTGATTGGAACCCATGTCACTGGCTACATTCATGCCCTCCTTCCCCATAAAGTGATGCTTTTTGAGGCCACTGACATCAACAAAGAGTTGGCTGGACGGGGGTTTTGTAAGCATCTGGATGCAGACACATTCCTCCTCTTAGTTAAGATGCTTACAGACGTGCCCCTTGAACAGAATATGGAACGTGGCCCTGACTTCTACCAAAGGCCATGGGTACAAAGTGACTTCAAATCGTTTGGCGGGACAGATATGAGTGCTGGAACATGTGTTCAATTAAAAGTAACTGCCGCGGTGAACCCTGGCCTTTTCCACTGTCAGGTGAGCAGTGCTGCATCGGATTTACAGGCAATGTCAGAGAGATTGACTTTAGCGTGCAATTCTACTCTAAGTGATCCCAATCGGACACCAAAGGACAACATTGGTCTGCTTTGCTCAGTGAAGGGCAAAGATGGCAAATGGTACAGAGGCTGTTTGCAGTGCCTTCCTGTAAACTCCAATGTGAAAGTACTTTTTGTCGACTATGGATTCTGTGAATCAGTCAGAGTTGAGAATATTCTCAGACTGCCAGCTAATTGCTTTTCTTTGCCCATTATGGCTTTTCCATGCACCCTCTCTTCTGTAACTGAACAAGACAAAGACTGCAAACTGAGGCAGCTATGTCTTCTCAAGAAAGGGATACTCAATGGAGTACTCAATGCTAAGGTCCTCAGTTTGGATGTGAAACTGAATACCTACTCAATCGAAGTACTCAGTAATGAAGACTGCTTTGTGAAAGAACCAGAGCTGACCCAGGAGCAGTCCTTGCGCTTGTCAGTTCAAGCTGAAGTTCTTAAACCAGGGTCCAAATCTGTGGGCTATGTAGTTCATGTCATCGATCCAAACGACTTCTCATTGAGAACCGAAAAACGCAACGGCGACTTTGAAGACTTGATGAGTCAAATGTCAGAGCATTTCAGTCAAGTAAAGCTCAACGAACAAGTGCTGAAGAATCCTCAAATAGGGAAAATGTGCTGCGCAATGTATGAGCGTGACATGCATTTTTACCGAGCGGTAGTCAAACAAAAGCTTGACCATGGAGCTGTTGtacttttcattgattttggGAACACAGAGAATGTTCCATACATGCTAATTAAGAAAATACCGGAGAAGTTTGCGAGTCAAGCAGCATTCGCCCTGAGTTGCACTCTGTGTAATATCATGCCCCTGACTGATGTTTGGACGTCAGCTAACATTCAGTTTTTCAAACAAACTGTGTTAAACAAATCCTTGATGGTCCACGTTGTCCATCAAAGTAAATATCAAATTGTCGTCGACCTCTTTACCATGGAAGGCCAAAGTGATCAAGGCATTACAGACCTACTGATCTCTTGTAAGCAGGCTGAACCCTGGAGGTACACACAGTCAGAGTCTGTTAAGCAGGTTACAACAAGTTGGAGGCCCTGCAAACCTAAAGAATTATGTACCTGGACACAGCGTCAGGATGTAGTTCCAAGGGATGAGAAGACCGTGGTCTCCCAATTTAAAACTATGCCAGTGTGTGCACTAACTCTGTTCAATGGAGATCTGCACAATAATATCAAAGTCAATGAGCATATTGACAATCCCTccccaaaaacaacccaatgCCAACAGCAAGACATAAGGGTGTTGCCAACATTAAATACAACCCACAGCCAACACCAAGACAAAAGAGTGTCGCCATCATTAGACACATCCCACAGCCAACAGCAAGACAAAAGGGTGTTACCAACATTAAACGCAACCCAATGCCAACAGCAAGACCAAAGGGTGTCACCAACATTAAACCCAACCCAATGCCAACGGCAAGACAAAAGTGTGTCGCCAACATTAAACCCAACCCAATGCCAACAGCAAGACAAAAGGGTGTTACCAACATTAAACACAACCCAATGCCAACAGCAAGACAAAAGGGTGTTACCAACATTAAACGCAACCCAATGCCAACAGCAAGACAAAAGTGTGTCGCCAACATTAAACCCAACCCAATGCCAACAGCAAGACAAAAGTGTGTCGCCAACATTAAACCCAACCCAATGCCAACAGCAAGACAAAAGGGTGTCGCCAACATTGAACCCAACCCAATGCCAACAGCAAGACAAAAGGGTGTCACCAACATTAAACACAACCCAATGCCAACAGCAAGACAAAAGTGTGTCGCCAACATTAAACACAACCCAATGCCAACAGCTAGACAAAAGGGTGTTGCCTATTGGGTTGATAGctatgcaaacaaaaacaacaaaattgaGGCCCTGCAAACCTGAAGAATTATGTACTTGGACACAGCGTCAGGATGTCGTTCCAAGGGATGAGAAGACCGTGGTCTCCCAAATGAAAAATATGCCAGTGTGTGCACTAACTCAAAATATAACTCCAAAACCTCAAGTACCTTCTGCATTCCCTGTCTCTTTTTCCTATTCATCATTCAACTTGGGCTGTGGGAATAAGGAGCATGTCTATATCACACATATAAGCGACGAATGGGAAATCTATTGCCAACTTGACAAGAACAGTGAAATCATTGAAGAACTTGAAACCAAAatctcagaggaggaggagaaattaCATGGGGCAGATGCCACAGCCCCAGTAGATGGTATGTGCCTGGCAAAATACATCGATGGAAGATGGTACAGGGGACTGGCAAATCCCGTCCAGTCCTCTTTGTATCTTAATGTGTTCTTTGTGGATTATGGCAACACAAGCATTGTAGAGAAGATCAACGTCTTGTCGATTCCTAACCATTCAGCTGAACTGCTGTACACTCCCATGCAGGCAGTGAAATGTACCCTTGCTGGGGTACCCAAATCAGAGCCCTTGGCCTGGGTGACACAGTGGCTAAAGAAAACTCTTCTCAATGAGCTAGTGAGAGCTGTTGTAGTTGGAAAGCTTAAGGATGGTTCATTGACTGTTGAGCTGTTCAATGGAGATCTCCACATTAATAACAAAGTCAATGAGCATATTGACAATCCCTCCCCAAAAACAACCCACGGCCAACACCAAGACAAAAGAGTGTCGCCAGCATTAGACGCATCCCACAGCCAACACCAAGACAAAAGGGTGTCGCCACCATTAAACACAACCCACAGCCAACAGCAAGACAAAAGGGGGTCGCCAACATTAAACACAACCTACAGCAAACCCAGAGAAAAAAAGGTGTCGCCTACAATAAACGCAACCAAAGCAACCCAGATCCCTAAAATGCCTACACTCTCCAGTTTTCCCGAAACAAGACTTAAACCAGGTCAACAGGCTTTACGTTATGTCTCACACATTAACACTGTCAGTGACTATTTCCTTCAACTTCAAGATGAAAAAACGAATCTTCTGAATATGAGGGAGGTTCTCAACTCAAGTGTGAGCAGAGCGTCCCTGATAAAGAGCACACGAAGGGAGTTGGAAATGAAAAACAATGTTCTGGCAGAGTATGATGATGACAGGGCTTTGTATCGAGCGGTCATAAAGGGCTCTGAGCAACACGGCTTCAAAGTTGAAATAACGACAAACTTCAAAGACGAACAAGCCAGACTAGGAAGCAGGCAACTCTACTTTGCCCCCACCAATATGGGCCAGGTGTATTATGGctttgctgcagcagtgatctCCCCCTTTGACTTCTACATAGTCCGCGAGGACTCCCTTCTCATTATGAATGAAGTCTCTGCCATGCTCGACGAGCTCCCCGATGAGATGCCGCCGCTTCCTGAAGCCCACCGTGTCCCTGGCTCATGCTGCCTAGTGTATTCAAACACAAAGGGCAGATGGTGCAGGGCGGAGGTTGTACATGCTGAAACAACAGTAGTGATCAACCTTGTAGATTACGGCCACTACATACACCTGGCCAGCTACCAAGTCAAGGTTCTTCCGGAAGCACTTAAGAGACCGCCGAAGGTGACCTACCCGTGCTCATTGAGGGGAGTGAGCCCAGTCTCAGATACAGGGCAGTGGACGGATAAGGCAGCAGTGTTCTTTCAGGAGCGTGTGTGCCACAAGGACCTCCAGATAGTCTTCCGGGAGTTTGTTTCAGATGACCGACAATGGCAGGTGGACATCCTTGTCGACGGCATACATCTGGCCAAGGAACTGGTGAAGGCCGGACATTCCAGCTACAGTGACCCTCTTCTTGGACTGAG GTACGAGACAGAACGCCTGGGGAGCGTTTCTCCTCCGAGGGCATCCCGTATGGAGGACATTGGGCATGAG GTCCATGGACACAATTTATCCCTTCCTGTCCTGGGaatttattattctttttttctctgttcGAATGTATGCTCAAGGCTGGTACAAAATGTCAACCAGTCAGGATTTTCACCCTGA
- the LOC130385355 gene encoding tudor domain-containing protein 15-like isoform X2, with the protein MEEIRKWEDEERAKQQEEEERARREADQKQMEDIRKREDEERAKQEEEERARREADQKASTGSAAVMPGLDYISPRSPDSATSALCSQWPINLKLTHLELNKETPLIQFQGHYLNMSQLDYRILQAEIQNTPKTKASVGLGEFCLVEDVMAGLWYRGEVRNANADTFDVFLIDQGNVMSVDISQMYSCSNELLDLPPKIVCGYFSNVLPLHDCWDSVMEKYLLSLIGTHVTGYIHALLPHKVMLFEATDINKELAGRGFCKHLDADTFLLLVKMLTDVPLEQNMERGPDFYQRPWVQSDFKSFGGTDMSAGTCVQLKVTAAVNPGLFHCQVSSAASDLQAMSERLTLACNSTLSDPNRTPKDNIGLLCSVKGKDGKWYRGCLQCLPVNSNVKVLFVDYGFCESVRVENILRLPANCFSLPIMAFPCTLSSVTEQDKDCKLRQLCLLKKGILNGVLNAKVLSLDVKLNTYSIEVLSNEDCFVKEPELTQEQSLRLSVQAEVLKPGSKSVGYVVHVIDPNDFSLRTEKRNGDFEDLMSQMSEHFSQVKLNEQVLKNPQIGKMCCAMYERDMHFYRAVVKQKLDHGAVVLFIDFGNTENVPYMLIKKIPEKFASQAAFALSCTLCNIMPLTDVWTSANIQFFKQTVLNKSLMVHVVHQSKYQIVVDLFTMEGQSDQGITDLLISCKQAEPWRYTQSESVKQVTTSWRPCKPKELCTWTQRQDVVPRDEKTVVSQFKTMPVCALTLFNGDLHNNIKVNEHIDNPSPKTTQCQQQDIRVLPTLNTTHSQHQDKRVSPSLDTSHSQQQDKRVLPTLNATQCQQQDQRVSPTLNPTQCQRQDKSVSPTLNPTQCQQQDKRVLPTLNTTQCQQQDKRVLPTLNATQCQQQDKSVSPTLNPTQCQQQDKSVSPTLNPTQCQQQDKRVSPTLNPTQCQQQDKRVSPTLNTTQCQQQDKSVSPTLNTTQCQQLDKRVLPIGLIAMQTKTTKLRPCKPEELCTWTQRQDVVPRDEKTVVSQMKNMPVCALTQNITPKPQVPSAFPVSFSYSSFNLGCGNKEHVYITHISDEWEIYCQLDKNSEIIEELETKISEEEEKLHGADATAPVDGMCLAKYIDGRWYRGLANPVQSSLYLNVFFVDYGNTSIVEKINVLSIPNHSAELLYTPMQAVKCTLAGVPKSEPLAWVTQWLKKTLLNELVRAVVVGKLKDGSLTVELFNGDLHINNKVNEHIDNPSPKTTHGQHQDKRVSPALDASHSQHQDKRVSPPLNTTHSQQQDKRGSPTLNTTYSKPREKKVSPTINATKATQIPKMPTLSSFPETRLKPGQQALRYVSHINTVSDYFLQLQDEKTNLLNMREVLNSSVSRASLIKSTRRELEMKNNVLAEYDDDRALYRAVIKGSEQHGFKVEITTNFKDEQARLGSRQLYFAPTNMGQVYYGFAAAVISPFDFYIVREDSLLIMNEVSAMLDELPDEMPPLPEAHRVPGSCCLVYSNTKGRWCRAEVVHAETTVVINLVDYGHYIHLASYQVKVLPEALKRPPKVTYPCSLRGVSPVSDTGQWTDKAAVFFQERVCHKDLQIVFREFVSDDRQWQVDILVDGIHLAKELVKAGHSSYSDPLLGLRYETERLGSVSPPRASRMEDIGHEVHGHNLSLPVLGIYYSFFLCSNVCSRLVQNVNQSGFSP; encoded by the exons CAAATGGAGGATATCCGCAAGCGGGAGGATGAGGAACGGgccaagcaggaggaggaggagcgggcccGACGAGAGGCAGATCAGAAG GCGTCAACAGGCTCAGCTGCTGTAATGCCGGGGCTGGACTATATTAGTCCCAG GTCTCCAGATTCTGCCACATCTGCACTATGTTCCCAGTGGCCCATCAATCTGAAGCTAACCCACCTGGAGTTGAACAAGGAAACACCTCTTATTCAATTTCAGGGCCATTATCTGAACATGTCGCAACTGGACTATAGGATCCTGCAGGCAGAGATACAGAACACACCAAAGACCAAGGCTTCGGTGGGACTTGGAGAGTTTTGCCTGGTTGAAGATGTGATGGCAGGGCTGTGGTATCGAGGGGAGGTACGAAATGCAAATGCAGATACCTTTGATGTGTTCCTCATTGACCAAGGCAACGTCATGAGTGTGGACATTTCGCAAATGTATTCCTGTTCAAATGAGCTACTTGATCTTCCCCCAAAGATAGTCTGTGGCTATTTTTCCAACGTGCTGCCATTACACGACTGCTGGGATTCTGTCATGGAAAAGTACCTCTTGTCACTGATTGGAACCCATGTCACTGGCTACATTCATGCCCTCCTTCCCCATAAAGTGATGCTTTTTGAGGCCACTGACATCAACAAAGAGTTGGCTGGACGGGGGTTTTGTAAGCATCTGGATGCAGACACATTCCTCCTCTTAGTTAAGATGCTTACAGACGTGCCCCTTGAACAGAATATGGAACGTGGCCCTGACTTCTACCAAAGGCCATGGGTACAAAGTGACTTCAAATCGTTTGGCGGGACAGATATGAGTGCTGGAACATGTGTTCAATTAAAAGTAACTGCCGCGGTGAACCCTGGCCTTTTCCACTGTCAGGTGAGCAGTGCTGCATCGGATTTACAGGCAATGTCAGAGAGATTGACTTTAGCGTGCAATTCTACTCTAAGTGATCCCAATCGGACACCAAAGGACAACATTGGTCTGCTTTGCTCAGTGAAGGGCAAAGATGGCAAATGGTACAGAGGCTGTTTGCAGTGCCTTCCTGTAAACTCCAATGTGAAAGTACTTTTTGTCGACTATGGATTCTGTGAATCAGTCAGAGTTGAGAATATTCTCAGACTGCCAGCTAATTGCTTTTCTTTGCCCATTATGGCTTTTCCATGCACCCTCTCTTCTGTAACTGAACAAGACAAAGACTGCAAACTGAGGCAGCTATGTCTTCTCAAGAAAGGGATACTCAATGGAGTACTCAATGCTAAGGTCCTCAGTTTGGATGTGAAACTGAATACCTACTCAATCGAAGTACTCAGTAATGAAGACTGCTTTGTGAAAGAACCAGAGCTGACCCAGGAGCAGTCCTTGCGCTTGTCAGTTCAAGCTGAAGTTCTTAAACCAGGGTCCAAATCTGTGGGCTATGTAGTTCATGTCATCGATCCAAACGACTTCTCATTGAGAACCGAAAAACGCAACGGCGACTTTGAAGACTTGATGAGTCAAATGTCAGAGCATTTCAGTCAAGTAAAGCTCAACGAACAAGTGCTGAAGAATCCTCAAATAGGGAAAATGTGCTGCGCAATGTATGAGCGTGACATGCATTTTTACCGAGCGGTAGTCAAACAAAAGCTTGACCATGGAGCTGTTGtacttttcattgattttggGAACACAGAGAATGTTCCATACATGCTAATTAAGAAAATACCGGAGAAGTTTGCGAGTCAAGCAGCATTCGCCCTGAGTTGCACTCTGTGTAATATCATGCCCCTGACTGATGTTTGGACGTCAGCTAACATTCAGTTTTTCAAACAAACTGTGTTAAACAAATCCTTGATGGTCCACGTTGTCCATCAAAGTAAATATCAAATTGTCGTCGACCTCTTTACCATGGAAGGCCAAAGTGATCAAGGCATTACAGACCTACTGATCTCTTGTAAGCAGGCTGAACCCTGGAGGTACACACAGTCAGAGTCTGTTAAGCAGGTTACAACAAGTTGGAGGCCCTGCAAACCTAAAGAATTATGTACCTGGACACAGCGTCAGGATGTAGTTCCAAGGGATGAGAAGACCGTGGTCTCCCAATTTAAAACTATGCCAGTGTGTGCACTAACTCTGTTCAATGGAGATCTGCACAATAATATCAAAGTCAATGAGCATATTGACAATCCCTccccaaaaacaacccaatgCCAACAGCAAGACATAAGGGTGTTGCCAACATTAAATACAACCCACAGCCAACACCAAGACAAAAGAGTGTCGCCATCATTAGACACATCCCACAGCCAACAGCAAGACAAAAGGGTGTTACCAACATTAAACGCAACCCAATGCCAACAGCAAGACCAAAGGGTGTCACCAACATTAAACCCAACCCAATGCCAACGGCAAGACAAAAGTGTGTCGCCAACATTAAACCCAACCCAATGCCAACAGCAAGACAAAAGGGTGTTACCAACATTAAACACAACCCAATGCCAACAGCAAGACAAAAGGGTGTTACCAACATTAAACGCAACCCAATGCCAACAGCAAGACAAAAGTGTGTCGCCAACATTAAACCCAACCCAATGCCAACAGCAAGACAAAAGTGTGTCGCCAACATTAAACCCAACCCAATGCCAACAGCAAGACAAAAGGGTGTCGCCAACATTGAACCCAACCCAATGCCAACAGCAAGACAAAAGGGTGTCACCAACATTAAACACAACCCAATGCCAACAGCAAGACAAAAGTGTGTCGCCAACATTAAACACAACCCAATGCCAACAGCTAGACAAAAGGGTGTTGCCTATTGGGTTGATAGctatgcaaacaaaaacaacaaaattgaGGCCCTGCAAACCTGAAGAATTATGTACTTGGACACAGCGTCAGGATGTCGTTCCAAGGGATGAGAAGACCGTGGTCTCCCAAATGAAAAATATGCCAGTGTGTGCACTAACTCAAAATATAACTCCAAAACCTCAAGTACCTTCTGCATTCCCTGTCTCTTTTTCCTATTCATCATTCAACTTGGGCTGTGGGAATAAGGAGCATGTCTATATCACACATATAAGCGACGAATGGGAAATCTATTGCCAACTTGACAAGAACAGTGAAATCATTGAAGAACTTGAAACCAAAatctcagaggaggaggagaaattaCATGGGGCAGATGCCACAGCCCCAGTAGATGGTATGTGCCTGGCAAAATACATCGATGGAAGATGGTACAGGGGACTGGCAAATCCCGTCCAGTCCTCTTTGTATCTTAATGTGTTCTTTGTGGATTATGGCAACACAAGCATTGTAGAGAAGATCAACGTCTTGTCGATTCCTAACCATTCAGCTGAACTGCTGTACACTCCCATGCAGGCAGTGAAATGTACCCTTGCTGGGGTACCCAAATCAGAGCCCTTGGCCTGGGTGACACAGTGGCTAAAGAAAACTCTTCTCAATGAGCTAGTGAGAGCTGTTGTAGTTGGAAAGCTTAAGGATGGTTCATTGACTGTTGAGCTGTTCAATGGAGATCTCCACATTAATAACAAAGTCAATGAGCATATTGACAATCCCTCCCCAAAAACAACCCACGGCCAACACCAAGACAAAAGAGTGTCGCCAGCATTAGACGCATCCCACAGCCAACACCAAGACAAAAGGGTGTCGCCACCATTAAACACAACCCACAGCCAACAGCAAGACAAAAGGGGGTCGCCAACATTAAACACAACCTACAGCAAACCCAGAGAAAAAAAGGTGTCGCCTACAATAAACGCAACCAAAGCAACCCAGATCCCTAAAATGCCTACACTCTCCAGTTTTCCCGAAACAAGACTTAAACCAGGTCAACAGGCTTTACGTTATGTCTCACACATTAACACTGTCAGTGACTATTTCCTTCAACTTCAAGATGAAAAAACGAATCTTCTGAATATGAGGGAGGTTCTCAACTCAAGTGTGAGCAGAGCGTCCCTGATAAAGAGCACACGAAGGGAGTTGGAAATGAAAAACAATGTTCTGGCAGAGTATGATGATGACAGGGCTTTGTATCGAGCGGTCATAAAGGGCTCTGAGCAACACGGCTTCAAAGTTGAAATAACGACAAACTTCAAAGACGAACAAGCCAGACTAGGAAGCAGGCAACTCTACTTTGCCCCCACCAATATGGGCCAGGTGTATTATGGctttgctgcagcagtgatctCCCCCTTTGACTTCTACATAGTCCGCGAGGACTCCCTTCTCATTATGAATGAAGTCTCTGCCATGCTCGACGAGCTCCCCGATGAGATGCCGCCGCTTCCTGAAGCCCACCGTGTCCCTGGCTCATGCTGCCTAGTGTATTCAAACACAAAGGGCAGATGGTGCAGGGCGGAGGTTGTACATGCTGAAACAACAGTAGTGATCAACCTTGTAGATTACGGCCACTACATACACCTGGCCAGCTACCAAGTCAAGGTTCTTCCGGAAGCACTTAAGAGACCGCCGAAGGTGACCTACCCGTGCTCATTGAGGGGAGTGAGCCCAGTCTCAGATACAGGGCAGTGGACGGATAAGGCAGCAGTGTTCTTTCAGGAGCGTGTGTGCCACAAGGACCTCCAGATAGTCTTCCGGGAGTTTGTTTCAGATGACCGACAATGGCAGGTGGACATCCTTGTCGACGGCATACATCTGGCCAAGGAACTGGTGAAGGCCGGACATTCCAGCTACAGTGACCCTCTTCTTGGACTGAG GTACGAGACAGAACGCCTGGGGAGCGTTTCTCCTCCGAGGGCATCCCGTATGGAGGACATTGGGCATGAG GTCCATGGACACAATTTATCCCTTCCTGTCCTGGGaatttattattctttttttctctgttcGAATGTATGCTCAAGGCTGGTACAAAATGTCAACCAGTCAGGATTTTCACCCTGA